The window TAGGCAGGGCCGGAAGCGCGGCCCAGTTTTCCGGAGCCATGGCATGCATGGCGTGGACATCCTTTTTCAAACGCCCACTGCCAAGCGGGGGTAAAAGCCCGCACGAAACCAGCAGCGTCATGTATAGAGCTGGACTTCCCCGACGAAGAGACATCAAAAACCGCGTAGGTGGAAAAGGCATCCGTCTTTTTTAGCTGCTTTACTTGCAGGTTCAACCTGAACCCCGAATGCCCTCCAATGAGGTTCGATGATTGACGATCATTTCCTAAACATCATCTCGACAAACCGAGGGACACCGCATTTTATGCAAGGCGACCATGCCACTCTCCCTAGACGACATCCTTCAATCCGCTGATGACCATCAAGCCAGCGACGTCTTTTTGATGGAGGGAGAAATCCCCCGCATGAAGATCAATGAGCAAATCATGCTCTTCGGAGATGAGCCCATGCAACTCACCCAAATGGTAGGCCTTTGGCAGGCCTGTGGGGTGAACCCTGAAGGCGAGACGGACAAGGACTCTGGCCTCGTTTCAACCAACAGGACCCGTTACCGGGTGAACATGCACAAAGCCCTCGGTCGCCTGGGCGTGGTCATGCGCCGTATCCGCACGGACCTGCCGGTGCTGGGGAATCTGGGCGTGCCCGATTGGCTGCTGACGAAATGGGCCATGAAAACCCGTGGCCTCATCCTCATCACGGGTCCCACGGGCATGGGAAAAAGCACCACCATGGCCGGTCTGCTCGGCTGGATGAATGATACCCTGGCCCGCCACATCGTCACCATTGAGGATCCTGTGGAATTCATTTACCCGAACAAGGGCTGCATGTTCACCCAGCGTGAAGTGGGGCGCGATACCGCCAGCTATGCACGCGGCGTGCGCGGGGCCATGCGTCAGGCGCCCGATGTCATCATGGTGGGGGAAATTCGTGACCTGGAAACGGCCCTCACCACTCTGCAAGCCAGCGAAACCGGGCACCTCGTCCTCGCCTCCGTCCACAGCGACAGCGTGGTGGATGCCGTGGACCGTATGGCGCACCTTTTCCCGCCCGAGCAAGCGGGCCTGGGCCTGCACCTCCTGTCACAGCAATTGATCGGTGCCGTGTGTCAAAAACTCATTCCTCGCACCGATGGCGGCCTGCACCTGCTGGTCGAGCACTTGGAAAACGGCGGTGCAGTGAAGCAGTGGATCTCCAAAAAAGAA of the Prosthecobacter dejongeii genome contains:
- a CDS encoding type IV pilus twitching motility protein PilT, giving the protein MPLSLDDILQSADDHQASDVFLMEGEIPRMKINEQIMLFGDEPMQLTQMVGLWQACGVNPEGETDKDSGLVSTNRTRYRVNMHKALGRLGVVMRRIRTDLPVLGNLGVPDWLLTKWAMKTRGLILITGPTGMGKSTTMAGLLGWMNDTLARHIVTIEDPVEFIYPNKGCMFTQREVGRDTASYARGVRGAMRQAPDVIMVGEIRDLETALTTLQASETGHLVLASVHSDSVVDAVDRMAHLFPPEQAGLGLHLLSQQLIGAVCQKLIPRTDGGLHLLVEHLENGGAVKQWISKKETDQVRNYMQRGSDPNCMTFLTNIVRAYEAGIITEAEAITASGNETEFKRAARGIS